One Bacillota bacterium DNA segment encodes these proteins:
- a CDS encoding TrkA family potassium uptake protein yields the protein MKQFAVIGLGRFGEGVARTLSRLGCQVLAIDDDQEKVQHMANIVTHAVQANATDEDALKSLGIRNVDVAVVSIGEDIESSILATLILKDLGIKFVVAKAHDELHGKVLERVGADRVIYPERDMAIRVATSLVSGNILDYIELSPEFTIAEIISPPEFVGKSLRELNIRAQFGINVVAIRSQGRIKVSPGADDKINEGDILVLIGRTESFEKLPKND from the coding sequence ATGAAGCAATTCGCCGTGATTGGCCTTGGCAGATTTGGGGAAGGTGTCGCGAGAACACTATCCCGGCTCGGGTGCCAGGTGCTGGCCATTGATGACGATCAGGAGAAGGTCCAGCATATGGCGAATATCGTTACGCATGCTGTGCAAGCAAATGCCACTGATGAAGATGCTCTGAAGTCCCTCGGCATCAGAAATGTAGATGTGGCCGTGGTAAGCATTGGTGAGGATATCGAGTCTAGTATCCTCGCCACATTGATTTTAAAGGACCTTGGCATAAAGTTCGTCGTGGCGAAGGCTCATGATGAGCTTCACGGCAAAGTACTTGAAAGGGTGGGGGCTGACAGAGTCATATATCCAGAGCGGGACATGGCCATACGCGTAGCAACGAGCCTTGTCTCAGGGAATATCCTGGATTATATCGAACTTTCACCTGAATTCACTATAGCTGAAATTATTTCGCCCCCTGAATTTGTGGGAAAGAGCCTGAGGGAGCTCAATATCAGGGCTCAATTCGGGATCAATGTGGTTGCAATCAGATCACAGGGGCGCATCAAAGTATCGCCAGGTGCTGATGATAAGATCAATGAAGGAGACATTCTTGTCTTGATAGGGCGAACTGAGAGCTTTGAGAAACTCCCCAAGAATGATTGA
- a CDS encoding (d)CMP kinase has translation MVIAIDGPAGSGKSTIASMLANRLGLRYVSTGLMYRALTLKVIRSGASAYDDAEVGNIAQNLDLRFEWSDPATMKVFMDGEDVTGELTSPEVDSLVSPVSRVPLARKILTEKQRLLARDGGVVMEGRDIGTVVLPEADLKIFLTASPAERAVRRSRQLSEKGISQDISKIRENIEMRDKMDSERVNAPLKPADDSITLDTTGKSPERVISEILDIVGSLPGKCTG, from the coding sequence CTGGTGATAGCCATCGATGGGCCGGCCGGGTCTGGCAAGAGCACCATAGCTAGCATGCTTGCCAATCGTCTCGGCCTGCGGTATGTCAGCACCGGACTCATGTACCGGGCCCTTACGCTCAAGGTAATAAGGTCAGGAGCATCCGCTTATGATGATGCAGAAGTAGGAAATATCGCGCAAAACCTGGACCTTCGTTTTGAATGGAGCGATCCTGCAACCATGAAGGTTTTCATGGATGGCGAAGATGTAACCGGGGAATTGACAAGTCCTGAGGTTGACTCTCTAGTTTCCCCGGTGTCCAGGGTCCCTCTGGCGAGAAAGATACTTACAGAGAAACAACGTCTTCTCGCTAGAGACGGTGGGGTCGTCATGGAAGGTCGGGATATTGGGACAGTAGTCCTGCCTGAGGCGGATCTGAAGATCTTTCTCACCGCATCTCCGGCGGAACGGGCCGTAAGGCGTAGCCGACAATTGTCGGAAAAGGGAATCTCGCAGGATATCTCCAAGATCAGAGAGAATATTGAGATGAGGGACAAGATGGATAGTGAAAGGGTAAATGCGCCTCTGAAACCTGCGGATGATTCCATTACTCTCGATACGACAGGCAAGTCTCCCGAAAGAGTTATTTCCGAGATACTTGACATAGTCGGATCTCTACCGGGTAAATGCACGGGGTGA
- a CDS encoding DUF3189 family protein codes for MKVIYYCYGGAHSSVIAAAIHLRFLPRDRIPTIKEILDLPHFDKADSKDIGQCIFMGNDVKDNQVYIMGMGSSRLIVRRAILSILAVYGHDARDLLMVDALSQAGLLIRIGGITSKRLRLVPIGRFFTALGIRLAYHRFLKLVEGVESSLGRANCAQTDPSMSSPDSGINSADFGAG; via the coding sequence ATGAAGGTGATATATTACTGCTATGGGGGCGCCCACTCCTCCGTCATCGCCGCGGCCATCCACCTCCGATTCCTCCCGCGGGATAGAATTCCGACCATCAAGGAAATATTGGACCTTCCGCATTTCGATAAGGCCGATTCTAAGGATATAGGCCAGTGTATCTTCATGGGAAATGATGTGAAAGACAATCAGGTATATATAATGGGCATGGGATCCAGCAGACTCATTGTCCGCAGGGCGATTCTCAGCATCCTTGCAGTCTACGGACACGATGCCAGGGATCTCCTCATGGTAGATGCGCTTTCCCAGGCAGGGCTCCTGATTAGGATCGGTGGCATAACATCGAAACGGCTCAGGCTGGTCCCTATAGGGAGGTTTTTCACCGCGCTCGGGATCCGTTTGGCATACCATCGTTTCCTAAAGCTGGTTGAGGGGGTGGAATCATCATTGGGCCGAGCAAATTGCGCGCAAACGGACCCCAGCATGAGTTCGCCGGATTCCGGCATAAATTCAGCCGATTTTGGCGCTGGTTGA
- a CDS encoding 1-acyl-sn-glycerol-3-phosphate acyltransferase produces MITCHVRVIGEENIPRQGPVILASNHVSLLDPIVIGCVVKRPIDFMAKQELFRNPIFATILKWVYAFPVRRGEADRQAFRHSLRILERGRVLGVFPEGTRSVNGKLLPAMSGTALIASKSGAPVIPIAVLGTREIWKKNALLPCPGRIEVRIGKPLVFSRDDEMPIGVMSEKIMNEIAALMADTGGEAIEGRSCR; encoded by the coding sequence ATGATCACCTGTCATGTCCGGGTAATCGGCGAGGAAAATATCCCTCGACAAGGTCCTGTCATCTTGGCGTCAAATCATGTAAGCCTGCTGGATCCCATAGTCATCGGTTGCGTCGTGAAGCGGCCAATTGATTTCATGGCCAAACAGGAATTATTCCGAAATCCGATATTCGCGACTATATTGAAATGGGTTTATGCATTTCCCGTGAGACGGGGAGAAGCTGACAGGCAGGCATTCAGGCATTCCCTCAGAATTTTGGAAAGAGGCAGGGTCCTTGGAGTATTTCCAGAAGGCACCCGAAGCGTTAATGGGAAATTGCTTCCCGCAATGTCAGGGACCGCCCTTATTGCTTCCAAATCGGGTGCCCCTGTTATTCCCATTGCTGTGCTTGGCACCAGAGAAATATGGAAGAAGAATGCTCTCCTTCCTTGTCCCGGGCGGATAGAAGTAAGAATTGGTAAGCCTCTTGTCTTTTCACGCGATGACGAAATGCCGATTGGAGTCATGAGTGAAAAGATTATGAATGAAATCGCCGCCCTTATGGCGGATACAGGGGGTGAGGCTATCGAGGGTCGTTCTTGCCGATAA
- the ytfJ gene encoding sporulation protein YtfJ produces MAEHPIEGLMKTAMQSIKEMVDVNTILGDPVETPDGNVILPVSRVSFGFAAGGTDFEAGGAAPEGQGDGEAASGASPFGGGSGAGISVSPVAFLIVGNGQVRLLPVDRNAIFDRLLDVAPQLLQQLQGNSGRRRELTRPNVQGTAQ; encoded by the coding sequence ATGGCGGAGCATCCGATAGAAGGCCTCATGAAGACGGCCATGCAGAGTATCAAAGAGATGGTTGACGTAAATACCATTCTGGGTGATCCCGTGGAAACCCCGGATGGTAATGTTATCTTGCCTGTATCCAGGGTCAGTTTCGGCTTTGCTGCTGGCGGCACGGATTTCGAGGCCGGAGGCGCGGCTCCCGAAGGCCAGGGTGACGGTGAGGCCGCATCTGGCGCGTCCCCATTTGGTGGAGGGAGCGGCGCAGGTATATCAGTAAGTCCGGTGGCGTTCCTCATAGTCGGAAATGGCCAGGTCAGGCTTCTCCCTGTTGATAGAAATGCTATTTTCGACAGGCTCCTGGATGTTGCGCCGCAGCTTTTGCAGCAGCTGCAAGGTAATTCCGGACGGAGGCGGGAACTAACGCGCCCTAATGTCCAGGGCACTGCCCAATAG
- a CDS encoding foldase translates to MKGRKVIIGVVAGVVVILAAVLGLYVFSDVRAVAKINDKPITWKAFYSKLVAQGGKQVLTAMIREELISQAAAKYGITVDKADIDAEIADLEKQFGSSAGLDMILAQYGMNRDELDDQIRVNLLLERLATRDIKVTEDELQKYYEQHKDEFKEPEQVKARHILVPDEKQAKDILNRLNAGEDFVALAKEKSTDPGTKDKGGDLGYFTRGTMDPAFEQAAFSLKVGETSGIVKSAFGYHIIRVEGKKPEKQLTLDEVRAKVERDVKRQKAKPAQQVLAEIGSQAKIKINSKDLESVKYNLGF, encoded by the coding sequence TTGAAAGGCCGAAAAGTAATCATTGGGGTCGTGGCCGGAGTCGTGGTCATACTCGCTGCAGTTCTTGGTTTGTATGTATTCTCGGATGTCAGGGCAGTGGCGAAGATAAACGACAAGCCCATCACATGGAAAGCCTTCTATAGTAAACTAGTTGCCCAGGGCGGAAAACAGGTCCTCACTGCCATGATCAGAGAGGAACTCATCTCTCAGGCCGCCGCGAAATACGGCATAACCGTGGATAAGGCTGATATAGATGCCGAGATCGCTGATCTGGAAAAGCAATTTGGTTCATCTGCCGGGCTTGATATGATTCTCGCTCAATATGGGATGAATAGGGATGAACTCGATGACCAGATCCGGGTCAATCTCCTCCTTGAGCGGTTGGCGACCAGGGATATAAAAGTCACTGAGGATGAACTGCAGAAATATTATGAACAGCATAAGGATGAATTCAAGGAACCTGAACAGGTAAAGGCGAGGCATATCCTCGTTCCTGATGAGAAGCAGGCCAAGGATATATTGAATAGGCTAAATGCCGGCGAAGATTTTGTCGCGCTTGCAAAAGAAAAATCCACTGATCCTGGGACAAAGGACAAGGGAGGGGACCTCGGATACTTTACGAGGGGAACCATGGATCCGGCGTTCGAACAGGCCGCTTTTTCTCTCAAGGTGGGAGAGACAAGCGGTATCGTGAAGTCAGCGTTCGGTTACCATATTATTCGCGTTGAAGGAAAGAAACCCGAGAAGCAGCTGACTCTCGATGAGGTGCGGGCTAAGGTGGAAAGGGATGTAAAGAGGCAAAAGGCAAAGCCGGCCCAGCAAGTTCTTGCGGAAATAGGGTCGCAAGCCAAGATCAAGATCAATTCTAAGGATCTGGAGAGCGTCAAATATAACCTTGGTTTCTAG
- a CDS encoding bifunctional 4-hydroxy-3-methylbut-2-enyl diphosphate reductase/30S ribosomal protein S1 gives MRLSRVVLADKYGMCYGVRRAIDIVCRNAGSGSPVFTLGPLVHNSSVTRWLEDRGVHIARDLDRISGGTVVIPSHGIPPAVIDDLRSRGVNIIDATCPNVTRSQKIVKDMLASGYKVAIVGDPDHTEVKGLVGCGQGEVVVVSSVEEAKAKVVGPKIGIVAQTTVPVELFDAIVAELSSRAQEVAVENTICMATIERQRAARQLAHSVDAALVIGSRASANAQRLKQIVEKENIPAFLVENAEEAAKVNLAGVRSLGITAGASTPSWVIEEVLAKMAELSEERHDNMSSVGQELDTMPDMKAGEDQLDDKDGNSEAAGVSDGGREFHEGDIVTGTIVKVDPDEVLVDIGYKSEGIIRLADLSNRRVNSAADVVSVGDSVDVKIKAFTDDGDVILSKKEADTEKAWERILNALSTGEVVQGKVTDVVKGGVVVDVGVRGFVPASQIGLRPVRDLHTLVGNEIRMKVLEAEKDRNNVVLSERAVLEQEMQEKRAKAFEALREGEIREGIVRRVVNFGAFVDIGDNLEGLLHVSDMTWGRTRDPHAILNEGDRVRVKVLGVDRERERISLGLKQTMPDPWQNIESRYPIGSIVTGKVTKLVDFGAFVELEDGIEGLVHVSQISDKRVAKPEEVLHPGDEVNVKVISLKPADRRIGLSIKEAQPRQEKEDYKKYSGKETEPPGPTLGDVFGELGELLEKERGREEK, from the coding sequence GTGAGGCTATCGAGGGTCGTTCTTGCCGATAAATATGGCATGTGCTACGGCGTTCGACGCGCCATTGACATTGTATGTCGCAACGCAGGGTCAGGCAGCCCTGTTTTCACTCTTGGTCCTCTTGTGCATAACTCGAGTGTCACAAGGTGGCTGGAGGACAGGGGAGTTCATATAGCACGGGATCTGGATCGCATATCTGGTGGGACCGTGGTGATACCTTCACATGGCATTCCACCCGCGGTTATTGATGACCTTCGAAGTCGCGGGGTCAACATCATAGATGCGACCTGCCCGAATGTGACCCGGTCGCAGAAGATCGTCAAGGACATGCTGGCATCAGGTTATAAGGTGGCTATCGTGGGTGACCCCGACCATACAGAGGTCAAGGGCCTTGTTGGTTGTGGCCAGGGAGAGGTCGTAGTGGTATCCTCTGTTGAGGAAGCAAAGGCGAAAGTGGTCGGCCCGAAGATCGGCATCGTGGCGCAGACTACCGTGCCTGTTGAGTTATTTGATGCTATAGTGGCGGAGCTTTCCAGCCGTGCCCAGGAAGTAGCGGTCGAAAACACCATTTGCATGGCCACGATCGAGCGGCAAAGGGCAGCTCGGCAACTGGCGCACAGTGTTGATGCAGCACTGGTGATCGGAAGCAGGGCGAGCGCGAATGCTCAAAGGCTGAAGCAAATCGTTGAAAAGGAGAACATACCGGCCTTTCTTGTGGAGAATGCTGAAGAAGCCGCAAAAGTGAATTTGGCTGGGGTGCGATCCTTGGGCATTACGGCGGGAGCTTCAACGCCCAGCTGGGTGATCGAGGAGGTTTTGGCGAAGATGGCTGAGTTAAGTGAGGAGAGACATGACAATATGAGTTCTGTCGGTCAGGAGTTGGATACGATGCCAGATATGAAAGCTGGCGAGGATCAATTGGATGATAAAGACGGCAACAGCGAAGCCGCGGGAGTCTCTGATGGGGGTCGTGAGTTTCATGAGGGGGACATTGTAACCGGCACGATAGTCAAGGTGGACCCGGATGAAGTGCTGGTTGATATCGGGTATAAGTCTGAAGGGATAATTCGGTTGGCGGATCTATCCAATCGCCGCGTGAATTCGGCCGCCGATGTCGTGTCGGTTGGCGACTCTGTGGACGTTAAGATCAAGGCATTCACGGATGATGGGGATGTGATCCTCTCCAAGAAAGAGGCAGATACAGAGAAAGCCTGGGAACGTATCTTGAATGCCCTCTCCACCGGTGAGGTTGTGCAGGGTAAGGTCACTGATGTCGTAAAGGGTGGCGTTGTGGTTGATGTGGGTGTCAGGGGGTTTGTCCCTGCCTCACAGATAGGTCTCCGGCCGGTCCGCGATCTCCACACGCTAGTAGGAAATGAAATCAGGATGAAGGTCCTGGAGGCGGAGAAGGATCGAAATAATGTGGTACTCTCAGAGCGCGCTGTTCTCGAACAGGAAATGCAGGAGAAGCGCGCGAAGGCCTTCGAAGCTCTCCGGGAAGGCGAAATAAGGGAAGGCATAGTCAGAAGGGTTGTGAACTTCGGCGCCTTTGTGGACATCGGGGACAATCTCGAAGGCCTTCTTCATGTGTCAGATATGACCTGGGGCAGGACTCGTGATCCGCATGCCATCCTGAACGAAGGAGACCGTGTCAGGGTGAAGGTTTTGGGAGTGGACCGGGAGAGGGAACGTATATCTCTTGGCCTGAAGCAGACAATGCCGGATCCGTGGCAGAATATTGAAAGCCGCTATCCCATCGGGAGCATAGTAACCGGCAAGGTCACCAAACTCGTGGATTTCGGCGCCTTTGTAGAACTTGAAGATGGGATAGAGGGCCTAGTGCATGTCTCCCAGATCTCAGACAAGAGGGTGGCGAAGCCTGAAGAGGTGCTCCATCCCGGAGATGAGGTAAATGTCAAGGTAATTTCATTGAAGCCGGCTGACCGCAGGATCGGGTTAAGCATAAAGGAAGCCCAGCCACGGCAGGAAAAGGAAGATTACAAGAAATACTCCGGTAAGGAGACTGAGCCCCCGGGGCCGACCCTTGGTGACGTCTTCGGTGAGTTGGGCGAATTGCTTGAAAAGGAACGCGGAAGAGAAGAGAAGTAA
- a CDS encoding DUF512 domain-containing protein encodes MRRVLELVLIQDIRPGSIADRLGIHPGDTLISVNGQSPKDILDYRFLMSDEEIRLFTRSQDGSLRESIIYKEFDEDIGLEFEDALFDGIRRCHNRCIFCFVDQLPPGLRESLYVKDDDYRLSFLHGNFISLTNLTDDEISSIKRMRLSPLYVSVHSTNPDVRAKMMGNHKAGKIMAILRDLTEAGIEIHTQVVLCKGINDGPELDRTIADLARLWPGVRSCGVVPVGLTRHRDRLANISPFTWQDAASIIQHTMVLGRKFLEDIGTRFIFIADEFFLLAGVNFPKRGYYEDFCQKENGIGIARDFMDSCQRELRRAKRLIRKGILKIGERWISVATGVSGAKVLAMETPALQEIEGLHLKIYAIPNRLFGPLVTVSGLVAGGDIISALKGQELGDELLIPKVMLRYQGDKFLDDTTIEDISDSLGVKVKCVEAGGKSFIRAVLGEEYEE; translated from the coding sequence TTGCGGAGGGTTTTGGAATTGGTCCTCATTCAGGACATAAGACCTGGGAGTATTGCAGACAGGCTAGGGATACACCCTGGCGACACCCTTATTTCAGTCAATGGGCAGAGCCCGAAAGATATCCTAGATTATAGGTTCCTCATGTCAGACGAGGAAATCAGGCTCTTCACAAGATCACAGGATGGGAGTCTCAGAGAGTCCATCATTTACAAAGAATTTGATGAGGATATCGGACTGGAGTTCGAGGATGCCTTATTTGATGGGATAAGAAGATGCCATAACCGGTGTATTTTCTGCTTTGTGGACCAACTTCCGCCCGGCCTGCGTGAGAGTCTCTATGTGAAGGATGACGACTATCGCCTTTCGTTCCTTCATGGCAATTTCATTTCCCTGACCAATCTGACAGACGACGAGATCTCCAGCATCAAGAGGATGCGCCTCTCGCCCCTCTATGTCTCTGTGCATTCCACAAACCCGGATGTCCGGGCCAAGATGATGGGTAATCACAAGGCCGGCAAGATCATGGCGATCTTGAGAGACCTGACCGAGGCGGGGATCGAGATTCACACCCAGGTTGTGCTGTGCAAGGGCATAAATGACGGACCCGAGCTGGACCGTACTATCGCGGATCTGGCCCGGCTCTGGCCTGGGGTCAGATCATGTGGTGTGGTTCCTGTGGGGCTTACCAGACATCGTGATCGCCTGGCGAATATCTCGCCATTCACATGGCAGGATGCAGCTTCTATCATACAGCATACAATGGTGCTGGGAAGGAAATTCTTAGAAGACATAGGAACAAGATTCATATTCATCGCCGACGAGTTTTTCCTTCTGGCCGGTGTGAATTTTCCAAAGAGAGGGTACTATGAAGATTTCTGCCAGAAGGAAAATGGTATAGGAATAGCCAGGGATTTCATGGACAGTTGCCAGCGGGAGCTCCGTAGGGCGAAACGATTGATCAGGAAAGGGATACTGAAAATCGGCGAGAGATGGATTTCCGTGGCGACGGGCGTATCTGGGGCGAAGGTTCTCGCGATGGAAACCCCTGCGCTTCAAGAGATAGAGGGACTTCATCTGAAGATATATGCCATTCCAAACCGCCTTTTTGGTCCGCTGGTGACCGTCAGCGGACTTGTGGCAGGTGGTGATATAATCAGTGCGCTCAAGGGCCAGGAGCTAGGAGATGAACTTTTGATTCCAAAGGTCATGTTGAGGTATCAAGGTGACAAGTTTTTGGATGATACTACAATAGAAGATATAAGCGATTCTCTCGGCGTCAAAGTCAAATGCGTCGAGGCCGGCGGGAAATCCTTCATCCGGGCGGTACTTGGAGAAGAGTATGAAGAATAG
- a CDS encoding rRNA pseudouridine synthase, whose protein sequence is MAERLQKILAAAGFGSRRACESIIMEGRVKINGAIVRDLGVKADPRDDIIEVDGNVIRLEKKVYLMLHKPPGYVTTVRDPQGRPTVMDLIPDVSERVFPVGRLDYDAEGLLFLTNDGGLAQILTHPKWEVDKTYIARVEGIPDEQDLERLRTGVDLDGHVSAPASADILKRLKGSAILRITIHEGRKHQVKNMCRAVGHPVLRLKRVKFGPLSLGRLGQGRYRHLSHREIRDLMRFVDKARERSKTSRPDIISVGERLFIILGIIFGITLIAAQSLIATDFGRRRLVPLERLEGVPIKEYVEIIQGEKAK, encoded by the coding sequence ATGGCAGAACGCCTCCAGAAGATATTAGCGGCCGCCGGATTTGGATCGCGTAGAGCATGTGAATCTATCATCATGGAGGGTAGGGTGAAGATCAATGGAGCCATCGTGAGGGATCTTGGAGTCAAGGCAGACCCGCGGGATGACATCATCGAGGTGGACGGAAATGTCATCCGGCTCGAAAAGAAAGTGTACCTCATGCTTCATAAACCCCCGGGCTATGTGACCACTGTGCGGGATCCGCAGGGACGCCCAACTGTCATGGATTTGATCCCCGATGTTTCAGAGAGGGTTTTTCCAGTCGGCAGGCTGGACTATGACGCTGAAGGCTTGCTCTTTCTTACCAATGATGGCGGGCTTGCTCAAATCCTGACTCACCCTAAGTGGGAAGTGGATAAGACATACATAGCCCGTGTGGAGGGGATTCCTGATGAACAGGATCTTGAGAGGCTCAGGACAGGAGTGGATTTAGACGGACATGTATCTGCGCCAGCCAGCGCGGATATCCTGAAGAGGCTCAAGGGCAGTGCGATTCTCAGAATAACGATCCATGAGGGCAGGAAGCACCAGGTAAAGAATATGTGCAGGGCCGTGGGGCATCCTGTTTTAAGGCTCAAACGTGTGAAATTCGGGCCGCTTTCCCTGGGGAGGCTTGGTCAGGGCAGATATCGTCACCTTTCCCATCGAGAGATAAGAGATCTCATGAGATTTGTAGATAAAGCAAGAGAGAGGAGCAAAACATCGCGTCCAGACATAATATCTGTAGGTGAGAGATTGTTCATCATACTCGGTATCATATTCGGCATCACGCTCATTGCGGCGCAATCCCTTATAGCTACTGATTTCGGGCGCCGACGTCTTGTTCCCCTGGAGCGCCTCGAGGGTGTTCCAATAAAGGAATACGTCGAGATTATCCAGGGTGAGAAGGCAAAATAG
- a CDS encoding stage II sporulation protein P: protein MKMSTTAKHSLRIRHSFLLCISLLVLILLSQPVALAEMERRDGFFTIVDEKGNELFKTAHLLSVGDIFINEDNKSYTLSEIKGDTAKAKFIEVVNLGVLPPKDARKAMTIDEWLLAQVRPKPLIGLYCTHSDESYNPTSGTSSKDWGDIYQVKASLADALRTKGFTVISSDANHNPHDGAAYERSRRTAAQLLKRRPAALIDVHRDAVPPEVYSTTVSGIPTTKVTLIVGRENQARGANLRFAKALKAAADRDHPGLVKGILVADGNYNQDLSGRSILLEFGANTNGVERAMESARLFADAIPAALSAVPESRPGMAPGGTGRAVAWIIGIVLAVGLLLFVLSGGSWEGLKRQARRVVSLEFLNLLGIRHNKK, encoded by the coding sequence ATGAAAATGAGCACAACGGCGAAGCATAGCTTGCGTATCCGCCATTCATTTCTCCTGTGTATTTCGCTGTTGGTTTTGATACTCCTTTCCCAGCCTGTCGCTTTGGCCGAGATGGAAAGAAGGGATGGGTTCTTCACCATCGTTGATGAAAAGGGGAATGAGCTGTTCAAGACTGCCCATCTCTTGAGTGTAGGCGATATTTTCATCAATGAAGACAACAAATCATACACTCTGTCTGAAATCAAGGGAGACACGGCAAAGGCGAAATTCATTGAAGTAGTGAATCTCGGAGTCCTTCCACCCAAAGACGCTCGCAAAGCCATGACTATCGACGAGTGGCTCCTGGCTCAGGTGCGTCCAAAACCGTTGATTGGCTTATATTGCACCCATAGTGATGAGTCTTACAACCCTACCAGCGGCACCTCATCCAAGGATTGGGGTGATATATATCAAGTCAAGGCCTCTCTGGCTGATGCGCTCAGGACAAAGGGATTCACCGTCATTAGTTCGGACGCCAATCATAATCCGCATGATGGGGCCGCCTATGAGAGATCTAGGCGCACAGCCGCCCAACTACTGAAGAGAAGGCCAGCCGCCCTTATAGATGTGCATCGTGACGCGGTGCCGCCGGAAGTCTATTCAACCACAGTGTCAGGTATACCAACTACAAAGGTCACCCTGATAGTGGGGCGCGAAAACCAGGCAAGAGGGGCTAATTTGAGGTTCGCGAAGGCCCTCAAGGCCGCCGCTGATAGAGATCATCCTGGACTTGTCAAAGGAATATTGGTAGCTGATGGCAACTATAATCAAGATCTATCAGGAAGATCCATTCTCCTTGAATTCGGGGCCAATACCAATGGTGTGGAGCGCGCCATGGAATCGGCGAGGCTATTTGCGGATGCTATCCCTGCGGCGCTTTCAGCAGTCCCCGAATCCAGGCCGGGTATGGCTCCAGGAGGAACAGGCAGGGCTGTTGCCTGGATCATAGGCATAGTGCTTGCGGTCGGGCTTCTCTTGTTTGTGCTGAGCGGGGGATCATGGGAAGGGTTGAAAAGGCAAGCCCGGAGGGTTGTCAGTCTGGAGTTTCTCAACCTGCTGGGGATCAGGCATAACAAGAAATAA
- a CDS encoding DUF1614 domain-containing protein gives MVPVGVSILLAVSILIFLGVFHRVLDRMHLNDRQALVLLGLMILGSFVDIPLYRNARSITLNVGGGVVPIVIAVWLLARADTPRETSRAIFGTIITGGVLYGVSKLFTFEEGHTVIDPIYLFGIIAGVVAYIAGRSRRAAFIGGILGVLLLDLAHLVEVTVRGLPSTVHIGGGGILDAMVLGGIIAVVLAEIFGEIVERARGGPASNEERMVRVDHPIHKAESQEQPEQKGGGGNENEHNGEA, from the coding sequence ATGGTGCCAGTTGGTGTCAGCATATTGCTTGCCGTCAGCATTTTGATCTTCTTGGGCGTATTTCATCGCGTGCTGGACAGGATGCATTTGAATGACAGGCAAGCGCTTGTATTGCTAGGTTTGATGATCCTGGGGAGCTTCGTGGACATTCCGCTATATCGAAATGCCAGGAGTATTACCCTCAATGTTGGAGGAGGGGTAGTGCCAATAGTCATTGCAGTGTGGCTCCTGGCAAGGGCTGATACTCCCCGGGAGACCTCGAGAGCGATCTTTGGAACGATAATCACAGGTGGGGTTCTTTATGGAGTCTCGAAATTGTTCACATTTGAGGAAGGTCATACCGTCATAGACCCGATCTATCTTTTCGGGATCATAGCAGGTGTCGTGGCCTACATAGCCGGAAGATCCAGGAGAGCTGCCTTCATTGGCGGGATCTTAGGCGTTTTGCTCCTCGACCTGGCTCATTTGGTTGAGGTGACGGTCCGAGGACTACCCAGCACCGTTCATATAGGCGGCGGTGGGATATTAGATGCCATGGTGCTGGGCGGAATCATAGCAGTGGTCCTAGCCGAAATCTTTGGCGAGATAGTGGAGCGCGCCCGTGGCGGCCCTGCGTCAAATGAAGAGCGGATGGTCAGGGTAGACCACCCGATTCATAAGGCAGAATCCCAGGAACAGCCTGAGCAAAAGGGGGGCGGCGGTAATGAAAATGAGCACAACGGCGAAGCATAG